The nucleotide sequence ATCACACAACCAGAGGGCTCAacttcacaaccctgaaatcataatcTGAGCGAAAAtgaagagtcggacacttaactgactgagccacccaggggccccacctatttcttttaataaagtcACTGTGGGAGCAACGCCAACATGTAtatgtgcattttctctctctctctctcaaataaaccaacctttttttttttccctctgaagattttatttatttgagagagcgagcgagcgcccaaactggggtgggagtggggaggggcagagggagaagcagactcccctgctgagcagggagcctgactcaggtctgggtcccaggactgtgagatcatgacctgagccaaagtcagccattcaacagactgagccaccccggtggcTCTTATTATTTCCTGAATCTGCTAGGTATGCTGCTGCTTTGGGAGTTCTGCATGGCTTGCCCCAGATCTTTTcacctcctccccctctttcAAGTCTTTGCTGAACTGTCATACTCTCAATGAGCCTTATCTTGACCACCTTATCACAAACTACTCAAACTACCCGCAGCACTCCCAAGCCCCCTTGCTCACTCAACTACTTTTTGCTTGCACAATCACTATACAATTTACTAACTTGTGTTTATTATTTGTCTGGTCTTCTCCTTGCAAGAAAACTCTGAGGGATTTTTGTTTACTGATGCATCCCAAAGGCTAGGCCAGAGTGGCACATTTGgacatcaaataaatatttgaggacacaaacaattttaaagatttttttttttttttttttttttatttgacagagagatcacaagcaggcagagaggcagacagagagagaggaggaagcaggctccctgctgagtagagagcccgatgcggggctcgatcccaggaccctgagatcatgacctgagccgaaggcagtggcttaacccactgagccacccaggcgccccgaggacacaaacaattttaaaaaggtccCTCATATCCTTGAATGTGCTGACAGTCTGGTTGGAAGTCAGCATAAATACACTAAAAGATAAGTATCAATATAAGATAATTGGCGTGAGCTGACAAATACCAACAGAAGATATTGTTTTAGGATATTATACATGACAAAGGAACGCTCAGAAAAGTGCTTCCAGAAGTTTAGAGagctaatttaaaaatctgtgatgGGGAGTGTCTGGATGGCTCTGCTGGCTGGCCATCCGACTCGTGAAAATCTGAGGAAAGCTACACACTCCAGGGATATGACGAACATGTACACAGAAGTTTATTACTATTAGGAGTTCAAACATTCCCCGGAGCCAGCCACGAATGCTCAATAGAGAATCCCTGGTTTCAAGTATGGTTTTCAAGCTTGGAAAGGCTTGGTGAAGGTGAGACTGAGCTAGTTCTTAAGCACAGGGTatgaagacagaaaggaaaggaagggcttTCTAAGCAAGAGAAGGAGCCAAAGGTGCCGGCAGAACAGTCTGACTCTCATGGGGGATTTCTGTAATATGTAAGAATAGGCTGTGAATTCCTTGGTGTGACCTAAACAATATGGTTACTGCAAGTCACGGAAAGTCTTTGGGTAAGAGAATGCAATGTCTAAGgcactgttgttgtttttaagattttatttatttgacagagagagagagagaaagagacagacagtgagagcacaagttgggggagcagcaggcttcccaatacagggtttgattccaggaccctgggatcatgacctgagcggaaggcagatgcttaactgactgagccactcaggcacccctctaaggcactgttttaagaaaataaatttggtaGTACTTTACAGGAGGAAAGTTGAGAGAAAAACTAAGATCAAGGAAGTCATTCATGAAGCTCCCATATAATGACTCAAGTCTGAGACTGGAAAGGAACTGACCAAGTTTACAGATGACTGTGAGGCACCAATCCATTCAGAAATGCCTggcttggggtgtctgggtggctcagttggttaagtgtctgccttcggctcacgtcatgatcccagggtcctggaagagagccccacatcgggctccctgctctacgggaagcctgcttctctctctgctgccgcTGTTCCCTCTGATTGTGCtatgtcgaataaataaataaaatctttattttatttattttttttaaagatttatttatttatttatttgacagagagcgatcacaagtagacagagaggcaggcagagagagagaggaagggaagcaggctccccgccgagcacagagcccgatgtgggactcgatcccaggaccctgagatcatgacctgagccgaaggcagcagcttaacccactgagccacccaggcgccccaataaataaaatctttaaaaagaagaaagaaaagaaatgcctgGCTTGACAGTGACAATTAGAAACGAACTGTATTTAGGTCAGGCCCTGTTATATAAATTTCAGTGTTCTTTATTGAATACTTGAGTGTGTTGGGGGGGAACtacaagagaaaaaccaagaataGGGATTATTCAAAGGCTCTGAATGGGACAAAGGGGACAGtctattatttttgtaatgataAAACATGCTGAATTTagacagaataaaatattttcccccctataaagattttatttatttgacagagacagatcacaagtaggcagagaggcaggcagagagacggggaagcaggctccctgctgaggggagtgtgatgcgggactcgatcccaggaccctgatatcatgacctgagccagaggcggaggctttaacccactgagctacccaggtgccccgacagaGTAAAATCTTAATAGAAAGCCTGAGGTATACGGTCTTATTGCTAATTGAGGTTAATTGTGGTTAATTGAAGGCTAATGCAATTTTCCGTCTTAATTTTTCCTTGctgaccttttttcttttctccagaaaaGAAATACCCTGCTTTATTCCCCCTTGATAACCAGGGAACACAGGTGGATGGTTTTTAGAGGATTCGGGATGTCACGATCCCTCAAGGCGATCGAATACATATTTTCGCTGTAAAATAACAGAGGAAAGCGGGATAAACCCGCGGTGACCACACGTAAGACTTCCGGTATCAATCTGACTTCCCGAGAAAGCGGGGAACGGCCAGACCACTACAAGCCCACATCCCAGCCGCGTCGGGGTCCGGTGCGTAGGCCCCCGCTCTCGCCGAGAGGATGACGGCGTCGGGCGCAGTGTGACGTCACGGGCAGCACCTGCTCGCTGGGTGCTGCGGGCCGCGGCCGGGGCTCCGCGGCGGGAGAGCTCACCTCCGTCTGCGAGCTCTGCGACCCTCGGCCACGACTCGACTGAAGAACAGCTCATTCTCGCTGTAACAAATGCtgggccccccgccccgcccgaaTCTCCCAGAAACGCTCCTGTTCCAGCCGGGGACCCAGGGCTACCGCACGCCGGTCCCTCCATACCCAGATCCCGCAGCGCGCGCTCGCCGCTCCGCCTAGGGACCTCGCAGGGGCCACCGCGGCCCCTCTCGTCCTGGTCAGGCTGCCGAGCACGCCCGTGACACCTGCTTCCACGGGGCCTGTGGTTCCGAAAGCCACTGCCCGGCCCGACGCTCCCCGTTTCCTCGAAACCCGCGGGAAGGCAAACTGAAGAAACCCGCTTCGCGCCACGTCGGCccgggcccgccccgccccgcccccggggagcTGTGTCCGCACGCGCCGCGCGCTCGGCCCGGCCGCGCGAGGCGGGAACCGAGGCTCCTCGGTGCCTGCTCGGAAGCGGGCCCCGGGAGGCGCTGAGGGGCTCCCCGGCCGTCGTGCGCGCGGCACAGGCAGGCCTGCGCGAGGGGCCGCGCCCAGCCTCGGGGCGCCCCGCATTTTCCGAAGGCAGAACGCCGGGGCTCCGGCGCTCGGCACCCACGTGCGCACCCCGCATGGGGGGGGCggccctctccctccgctcctcgGGGTCCCGGGTCCCCTCAGGGCGCGACCGAGGCAACTGAGGAGGCCGCTCGAGTTCTCCTCTGCGCTCCCCACCGCAGACCTACGGCCGCCTCGGCTTACCGGCTCGGTCCCGCGGGTGGCGGGCACGCGACACAGCTAACCTGAGCCCCGGCCGGAGGTTGCCTCACCTGCACCGTCCCGGGGCCGCCCAGAGGCCGCGCCCGGGGGAGGGGCCTGAGGACGCCCAGCCGCCCGGAGCGCTCCAGGTGAGCACGCCTGCGCAGTCGGGCCGTAAACAAGCCCGCCCCTGCCCCTCCGCCGGCCTCCGCTGGGCTGGCTCTCGAGTGGGAGgagccaggaggaagaggagggggagtggggggggagaGCGACAGCCTGCGACGGCGCCTGCGCGGTGGGCGTGATCCGGGCACTTAGGGCAGGATGAACGCTGCTTTCCAAGATGGCgacggagggaggagggaaggagatgaACGAGATTAAGACCCAATTCACCACTCGGGAAGGTCTGTACAAGCTGCTGCCGCACTCGGAGTACAGCCGGCCCAACCGGGTGCCCTTCAACTCGCAGGGATCCAACCCCGTCCGCGTCTCCTTCGTAAACCTCAACGACCAGTCTGGCAACGGCGACCGCCTCTGCTTCAATGTGGGCCGGGAGCTCTACTTCTATATCTACAAGGGGGTCCGCAAGGTACCGACCCGGGCGTCACCGGGGCCCGCCAGCGGCGCGGGCAGAGGTCGGGAGCAGGGCGGTGACAGCGGGGGCCAGGGTGACCGATAGGGGTGGCGGTCGCTCTTACTTCTGAGTGGGCCGGTAACTCCACTGGGGTGCTCCTGAGGAAGGGGGCTCACGAGGAAGGAGGGTCGTGTTGCGAaggggtgggggctgtggggagggacgGCGGGGTGCGGGGTTCCGTCTGGGAGGCCCCCGAAGGGGCCGGCTGCCTTCGCTCCGGCCGGGTCCGTCAGGCTCTGACACCGCCAGGGAGCGGGCCTGCGAGTCCCCGGAAGAGGTGGGGTGGCCGTCTCGTCTGCTCCGACTGCCTCGCCTCCCGAGAGAGTTGGGAGTCTCGCCCCAGCTTAGAGAACAGGGGCGCGGGGCGGCTGGGGAAGGTCTGGAAGGCGGAATGCGGGCTGGTAGCGAAGGACTTGAGACTAGGTCAGAAAGGACCAGCCCGGAACCAAGGGCTGCCCCACCGCACTGACACTTCCTCGGAGCCACGCTCTCTGGTGGTAACACTTTCCCCGGAAACGTCAGGAGGACCGCTGGCGCTTTCCCCGCCGCGGAGCCTTCTCCCGAGAGATCGATCGTAGAAGAGGCTCATCTTGGTCCTTACAGTATGAGGAAGACTGAGGACTCCAGTTGGGAGGTCGGAGGGTGTTTTCAGGGAACTGAGCTGCTGCTAGGGGTTCTGTGTGAGCGTGCCCAGATCATTCTTGTCCAACGAGTCAGACTGTGTCCCAAACAGGGAGGCATGAGCCTTAAAAGCTACTTTacaagaatcatttttttttttttttcttggcggGCAACTTAATATGAATTCTGTGAAGCATGTaatcatcctttaaaaatatctcttcaaaAGAAGCAACTTATTAGAGCTTTTCCTTTATTGGCTATGTAGCTGTGTTCTCACTCAGAACGGCCTGGTTTTGAGGTATGTGGTCTTTGACTTGACTTTTGGAGGAGTGAGGAAATTGTGCCTCCCACAGCACCTGGGCCCGGAAAAAGGTGGTAACAGTTTGTAAGTGTTTGGCTAGTGTGAAAGCAGATTGTCCACACTCAGAGTGAAAGTTCTCTAGGAGGTCATATATCCAGAACCAGtaagtttttgtttggtttcaagAGCTGGGGACAGGACAGTGGTATCCAGAAGTAGCAAGCTGTCTCATTTGTCCCACGTGCATCTTTTTGGTCAGTGTTTGTGAGAAGCGCTTTACTGTGTTTGAGGTATGCTGTTACTACTGAAAGTAAATCCCTTgatcttgttttttctcttgtggAATTGGGAAGGTGTGAAGTAGTTAGTAGCCTAGGAGCTGAAGTTTTAGTCCTGCTCCCAACTTTTTCCCCGACTTGTTGGGTGACCTTGGATGAGTTCTTTAACTCCTATCTGCTTCTCTTTAAAGGGAGATCATTGCAGCACTCACATTGTAGTTTATAATATACGAACTGTAGTGAACTTTAAAGCTTGAAACCCTCGGTGTGtgtaaaatatagttaaaataagCATTAAGAGTGTCAAACGGGAAGCTACTATCTTGCCATTGATCCTGAAAAGATCAAATTTTTCTCTGGAAATAAGTTTAGAATTTTAAgttactaaaatttatataaaattttaaacgTGCTCAACAGCTTAATTTACTAGCAATTACTAGTCTCgacattacctttttttaaaaaaaaagttttctttgacAGTGTATAACTTCTGAAGCATTCTCTAGTGTCAACCCCTATCTGGGTCTTGTGGCCTGGGTTTGCATCATCAAACAGGTCTCTTGCTTGGAAGTATCAGAGTTGTGTTCTCTTAGCTGGGATGCTATTTGATGAAAGTGAAAAGTAGGAGAGCTTTTCAAGACCACactccaaaattattttaaacaagacAAATCTTAAACATGTAGATTTGGCTTTAGGTACATAAGTTATTGagctacataatttattttttgttaaatttcattttcacaagGCAACATCTTACAGCATTGAGTTGTGGACATTTTAGTTCTCTTTTAGccattgtaatttaaaaaaaaattgttttccttgAATGACTTTGCATGTATTTATTGTTATTCCTGAGTAGAAGTGATAGTTTTTGAGACTgtcttttctgattttgaaatTGAGCAGGTAATTTTCCTTactcaaaaaaccaaaatttaCTTTTGGGGGTTAGGAGTTGTAACTGATCTTGACAGTTGGTCATTTTGACttgtttttactcattttttttattgGGGCATACAAAGTTTTACATCAATCATGTGGATCATTCAAAAGGTCTAATTTGAATGCATACATTCAAATTTGGATGCGTACATTCAGCTTACTAATTTGGATGCATACATTCAACTTAAATCTGCCTGGAAAATAAGTGGAAAATAGGTCTTTGAGAAACTTAAATCATAGACTGTGTGCTGCCATTCCTGAAAGGAAGCATGGAGTCATGGGGGAATGGAGTGGATGAGGAGGTGGTCTCAAATCGGAGGCAAGCAGCGTACTCCTGGCCCTTTAAAGAGACGTGCAGGTCAGTTTCTAGAGCTAGAGGGGACCTTTGAGTTTTGCAGTCTCACCCTCTTGGAGAAAACCCTGGTTAGAGAAGGAGTGCAAACCTgtgttacagttttgtttttttttctttcttcttatggtCAGGAAAATGAAGCACAGCTGAGTCTAAAGAACTGTCATAGCAAGCAGGGACCGATCAAGCTTTTTGATCGCGTGGATGCCATATCCTCCAACCATTTCAAGATCCGCCCCAGCATTTTGTCATATAGTATCTCGTCGAATCTTGATAGCAATCCTGTGAAGTACAAGAAAGCATCTTCTTTTCACAGTTGAAGTTCGGAATGGAGTTTCTTGTGTAAGGAAATGTagttttgtgaatttattttgcttaactgAAGATAATATGAGCGTTGATTTAGCACTGATGCTAATCTTTTCAGCAAAGATTTTAGTGACTACAGTGATGAAAATGATACCAAGTGGGGTAACTACAGTAGAGTAAGACCCTATCCTTCTCTCCAAAGAAATATCAGTTCCTACcctttaaacctttttttaaaagaaaagattttatttatttatttgagaaagaacaagagagcagggcaacagcagagggagagggagaagcagacttcccactgggcagggagctgtATCTGAGGCTGGATCCCacgagtctgggatcatgacctaagctgaaggcagatgcttaatgactgaagcacccaggcgcccctggcctttaaacctttttatttcttatttattttatttaattttttaaagattttatttatttatttatttgacagagacaccgtgagagaaggaacacaagcagggggagtgggagagggagaagcaggcctcctgatgagcagggagcctgatgtaggggtggatcccaggaccctgagatcatgacctgaactgaaggcagacgcttaaagactgagccacccagacacccctaaacactttttttttttttttaaagattttatttatttatttgacagagagaaatcacaagtagatggagaggcaggcagagagagaaagagggaagcaggctccctgctgagcagagagcccgatgcaggactcgatcccaggaccctgagatcatgacctgagccgaaggcagcggcttaacccactgagccacccaggcgcccaacacttttttttttttaaagattttacttacttatttgacagacacagtgagagagggaacacagcagagggagtgggagagggagatgcaggcttcccacggagcagggagcctgatgcagactcgatcccaggactctggaatcatggcccaagtcgaaggcagacacccaacgactgagccacccaggtctccccacaacctttttattttttatttttttaagattttatttatttatttgacaggcagagatcatgagtaggcagagaggcaggcagagagagagggggaagcaggctccctgctgagcagagagcccgatgaggggctggatcccagaaccctgggatcatgacctgagccaaaggcagaggctttaacccactgagccacccaggcgccccaaccccaaacttttttaaagagtacttacatttccttttttttttttttttaaagatttttttttttttttttttttttttaaatttatcagagagagagagggggagagagcaagcacaggcagacagagaggcaggcagaggcagagggagaagcaggctccctgccgagcaaggagcccgatgtgggactcgatcccaggacgctgggatcatgacctgagccgaaggcagctgcttaaccaactgagccacccaggcgtccctttttttttttttttttttaaaaagacgttGTTTTAGGATAAAGATACCAAAGGTAGCTGGGTTTATTGGACCAACCTTTCATTTTATGACATCTGTTTCTACATAAATGTGAATGGCCACCATTTAGATCGCAGCTTAAACATCACTTCCATAGCTTATCGTGCTCTGAATTCCCAGGCTAGATCAGTTTTCCTTCTTACATGTTCTCATAGCATCCTGAACTTTGCCTTTCTAGCACTTTTCTGAATTTGTAATTCTCTGGGTGAtaatctctctcttctttctttcttttttttttttaagattttatttatttatttgacagagatcactagcaggcagaggcaggcagagagagaggagaaagtggctccccacagagcagagagcctgatgtggggctcaatcccaggaccctgggatcacgacgtgagctggaggcagag is from Mustela lutreola isolate mMusLut2 chromosome 7, mMusLut2.pri, whole genome shotgun sequence and encodes:
- the WDR20 gene encoding WD repeat-containing protein 20 isoform X12: MATEGGGKEMNEIKTQFTTREGLYKLLPHSEYSRPNRVPFNSQGSNPVRVSFVNLNDQSGNGDRLCFNVGRELYFYIYKGVRKMASSWPA
- the WDR20 gene encoding WD repeat-containing protein 20 isoform X10; translation: MATEGGGKEMNEIKTQFTTREGLYKLLPHSEYSRPNRVPFNSQGSNPVRVSFVNLNDQSGNGDRLCFNVGRELYFYIYKGVRKVMLLPPPLVWGPHFENPWATGC
- the WDR20 gene encoding WD repeat-containing protein 20 isoform X11, whose product is MATEGGGKEMNEIKTQFTTREGLYKLLPHSEYSRPNRVPFNSQGSNPVRVSFVNLNDQSGNGDRLCFNVGRELYFYIYKGVRKGLLSSPTRPALRVEP
- the WDR20 gene encoding WD repeat-containing protein 20 isoform X13; translated protein: MATEGGGKEMNEIKTQFTTREGLYKLLPHSEYSRPNRVPFNSQGSNPVRVSFVNLNDQSGNGDRLCFNVGRELYFYIYKGVRKTDHK
- the WDR20 gene encoding WD repeat-containing protein 20 isoform X9, with the protein product MATEGGGKEMNEIKTQFTTREGLYKLLPHSEYSRPNRVPFNSQGSNPVRVSFVNLNDQSGNGDRLCFNVGRELYFYIYKGVRKRSQAAERQAEREEEAGSPPSREPDSGLNPRTLRP
- the WDR20 gene encoding WD repeat-containing protein 20 isoform X6, encoding MATEGGGKEMNEIKTQFTTREGLYKLLPHSEYSRPNRVPFNSQGSNPVRVSFVNLNDQSGNGDRLCFNVGRELYFYIYKGVRKAADLSKPIDKRIYKGTQPTCHDFNHLTATAESVSLLVGFSAGQVQLIDPIKKETSKLFNEEGLLSSPTRPALRVEP
- the WDR20 gene encoding WD repeat-containing protein 20 isoform X8, translated to MATEGGGKEMNEIKTQFTTREGLYKLLPHSEYSRPNRVPFNSQGSNPVRVSFVNLNDQSGNGDRLCFNVGRELYFYIYKGVRKENEAQLSLKNCHSKQGPIKLFDRVDAISSNHFKIRPSILSYSISSNLDSNPVKYKKASSFHS
- the WDR20 gene encoding WD repeat-containing protein 20 isoform X7; this encodes MATEGGGKEMNEIKTQFTTREGLYKLLPHSEYSRPNRVPFNSQGSNPVRVSFVNLNDQSGNGDRLCFNVGRELYFYIYKGVRKAADLSKPIDKRIYKGTQPTCHDFNHLTATAESVSLLVGFSAGQVQLIDPIKKETSKLFNEEMASSWPA